A genomic stretch from Hymenobacter psoromatis includes:
- a CDS encoding cyclic nucleotide-binding protein → MDEFLAYLLQFGSLNQRQQDLIASKATTLALPKDGYLLEAGQVARQVAFVLEGVIRICYYDNKGHEITRNFIEEHRLATDLRGLEYGLVSAEYLQAATDCRLLVFAKRDWDELAHTIVGWNDSMNRITAQHLREKLARISPMVAQDATTRYLEFIENYPRLANRIPLSHLASFLGITQSSLSRIRKNIR, encoded by the coding sequence ATGGATGAGTTTCTTGCCTACCTCTTACAATTCGGGTCGCTGAACCAGCGGCAGCAGGACCTGATTGCCAGCAAAGCCACTACCCTGGCGCTGCCCAAAGATGGCTATTTGCTGGAGGCCGGGCAGGTGGCCCGGCAAGTAGCATTCGTGCTGGAAGGGGTTATCCGCATCTGCTACTACGACAACAAGGGCCACGAAATCACCCGCAATTTTATCGAGGAACACCGCCTGGCTACCGACCTGCGCGGGCTGGAATACGGGCTAGTTTCTGCCGAATACCTGCAGGCCGCGACTGATTGCCGGCTCCTCGTGTTTGCCAAGCGCGATTGGGACGAGCTGGCCCACACGATAGTGGGCTGGAACGACAGCATGAACCGGATAACGGCCCAGCACCTGCGCGAAAAGCTGGCGCGCATCAGCCCGATGGTGGCCCAGGACGCCACCACCCGCTACCTGGAGTTTATCGAGAACTACCCGCGGCTGGCCAACCGGATTCCCCTGTCGCACCTGGCCTCGTTTCTGGGCATCACGCAGTCCTCGCTGAGCCGCATCCGTAAGAATATCCGCTGA
- a CDS encoding dehydrogenase, translating to MTRSNKPVALVTGANQGIGLQIAKELVGHGFTVLVGSRNFERGEAAAQEIGAAAIALQLDVTDGASIAAAAARIRRELGRLDVLVQNAAISNTRKGDLSLQEYAQISLPSNASLEEVRAVWETNVFGVLAVYQAMLPLLREAPAGRIVNVSSGAGSLASNADPAFPYRGFFGPVYPASKTALNAMTLAMAIELESTTIKVNAVSPGFTKTALNGYEGTETVEQGAAEAVRMALLGPDGPTGTFTHATLGTLPW from the coding sequence ATAACCCGCTCCAACAAGCCCGTCGCGCTGGTTACCGGGGCTAATCAAGGCATTGGCTTGCAAATCGCCAAAGAACTCGTGGGCCACGGCTTCACGGTGCTGGTGGGGTCGCGCAATTTCGAGCGCGGCGAAGCGGCGGCCCAGGAGATTGGGGCAGCGGCCATCGCGCTCCAGCTCGACGTGACGGACGGGGCATCCATTGCCGCCGCCGCCGCCCGCATCCGCCGGGAGCTAGGCCGCCTCGACGTGCTCGTCCAGAACGCCGCCATCTCCAATACCAGAAAGGGGGACCTGTCCCTTCAGGAATACGCCCAGATAAGCCTCCCAAGCAACGCCTCTCTGGAGGAGGTGCGCGCCGTGTGGGAAACCAACGTGTTTGGCGTCCTGGCCGTGTACCAGGCGATGCTGCCGCTGCTGCGCGAGGCCCCGGCCGGTCGCATCGTCAACGTGTCGAGCGGGGCCGGGTCGCTGGCGAGCAACGCGGACCCGGCCTTTCCCTACCGCGGGTTTTTTGGCCCCGTCTACCCGGCGTCCAAGACCGCGCTCAACGCCATGACGCTCGCTATGGCCATCGAGCTGGAATCAACTACTATTAAGGTCAATGCCGTTTCGCCCGGTTTCACCAAAACGGCGCTCAACGGCTACGAGGGCACGGAGACCGTGGAGCAAGGCGCGGCCGAGGCAGTCCGCATGGCCCTGCTCGGCCCAGATGGCCCCACCGGTACTTTCACCCACGCCACGCTCGGAACGCTCCCGTGGTAA
- a CDS encoding chlorophyllase — translation MAFHAESAFVATAPTPVLSISPVVLPAPGRIVDLQMRISAPLTGGELPIILLSHGHGGSNHLSSLNGYAPLANFYAAHGFVVIQPTHLSSKSLAGVVDAKSPEAPLFWRSRAEDMKRILDGLDLIEAAVPMLQGRLDRSRIAAVGHSLGGHTVGMLAGMRVMDPNNSKEINMYEPRIKAAVLLGAPGGSEGLAPKVAQLYPFFKGTDFTEMKTPTLVVAGDKDKNPTFSERDDWRSEAYFLSPGPKSLLTIFGGEHMLGGISGYDAGETTDENPARVALVQQLTWAYLRTALYPEDSAWPVACAALQESPAPQGLVASK, via the coding sequence GTGGCATTTCACGCTGAATCTGCTTTTGTGGCCACCGCGCCAACGCCGGTCCTTTCCATTAGTCCGGTCGTGTTGCCGGCTCCGGGCCGCATCGTGGACCTGCAAATGCGAATTTCGGCCCCCCTGACGGGTGGCGAATTACCAATTATTCTGCTGTCGCACGGCCACGGCGGCTCCAACCATCTTTCTTCGTTGAATGGGTATGCCCCGCTGGCCAATTTTTACGCGGCCCACGGCTTCGTCGTCATCCAGCCCACCCACCTGTCGTCCAAGTCGCTAGCGGGCGTCGTGGATGCCAAAAGCCCCGAGGCCCCGTTGTTCTGGCGCTCCCGCGCCGAAGACATGAAGCGCATTCTGGACGGGCTAGACCTTATCGAGGCGGCCGTGCCGATGCTCCAGGGCCGCCTGGACCGCAGCCGGATTGCCGCCGTGGGGCACTCCTTGGGCGGCCATACGGTTGGCATGCTCGCCGGGATGCGGGTGATGGACCCCAATAATAGCAAGGAAATAAATATGTATGAGCCCCGGATTAAGGCGGCCGTGCTGCTGGGCGCGCCGGGCGGCAGTGAGGGGCTGGCCCCAAAGGTGGCGCAGCTGTACCCGTTTTTCAAAGGCACCGATTTTACGGAGATGAAAACGCCAACGCTGGTGGTGGCCGGCGATAAAGACAAAAATCCCACTTTCTCTGAGCGGGACGACTGGCGGTCCGAAGCCTATTTCTTGAGCCCTGGTCCCAAGTCCTTGCTCACCATCTTCGGGGGAGAACACATGCTCGGCGGCATTTCGGGCTACGACGCGGGCGAAACAACCGATGAGAACCCCGCGCGCGTCGCCCTGGTGCAGCAGCTCACCTGGGCCTACCTGCGCACCGCCCTCTACCCCGAAGACTCCGCCTGGCCTGTAGCGTGTGCCGCGTTGCAGGAAAGCCCTGCTCCACAGGGCCTAGTAGCAAGTAAATAA
- a CDS encoding short-chain dehydrogenase, with protein sequence MKKALITGANKSIGLETARQLLRAGYYVYLGSRDLANGQRAVAQLHAEGLTQVEPVQLDVTDLASVKAAREAVGRQTHVLDVLINNAGINGGMPQSALEADLSAFKRVFDTNYFGVIAVTQAFIDLLRQSPEPRIVNVSSSQASLTLHSDPSYKYYAHKGAVYHPSKSALNMYTIDLAYELRDTPFKVNAVDPGFVATDFNHHRGTGTVEEAGARIAKYALIGPDGPTARFFSEEYNPVTGEIPW encoded by the coding sequence ATGAAAAAAGCCCTGATAACCGGTGCCAACAAAAGCATTGGCTTGGAAACCGCCCGGCAGCTCCTGCGGGCCGGTTATTACGTGTACCTCGGCAGCCGCGACCTGGCCAACGGCCAGCGGGCGGTGGCCCAGCTGCACGCCGAAGGCCTCACCCAGGTCGAGCCGGTCCAGCTCGACGTGACGGACCTGGCCTCGGTAAAAGCCGCCCGCGAAGCAGTCGGCCGGCAGACCCACGTGCTCGATGTGCTCATCAACAACGCCGGCATCAACGGCGGGATGCCGCAGTCGGCGCTCGAAGCGGACCTCAGCGCCTTCAAGCGGGTGTTCGACACCAACTACTTCGGCGTGATTGCCGTCACGCAAGCCTTCATCGACCTATTGCGGCAGTCACCGGAGCCGAGAATCGTGAACGTCAGTTCCAGTCAGGCCTCGCTTACCCTGCACAGCGACCCCAGCTACAAGTATTACGCGCACAAAGGAGCCGTGTACCACCCCTCCAAATCGGCCCTCAACATGTACACCATCGATTTGGCCTACGAGCTGCGCGACACGCCGTTCAAAGTAAATGCCGTGGACCCGGGCTTTGTTGCCACTGATTTCAACCACCACCGCGGCACCGGCACCGTGGAAGAGGCCGGGGCCCGGATAGCTAAATACGCCCTGATTGGTCCCGATGGCCCAACCGCCAGGTTTTTTAGTGAAGAATACAACCCCGTAACGGGCGAAATCCCCTGGTAG
- a CDS encoding chlorophyllase, which translates to MDPVVSEPIFSPVVSVSPIGLAAPDRGTALQVRVSAPATGEQLPIIVFAHGFGASLNSYAPLVQYWAARGFVVIQPTFLDSRTLGLPPDDPRTPDIWRFRVADMKRILDQLDVLEAAVPGLAGRLDRRRIAAVGHSYGGQTAGMLLGARVLAPDGSLGEDMADPRIKAGVLLSAAGRGGPELSPFAAAHFLFMHPSFAELTTPTLVVAGDQDQSLLSSRGPDWFTDAYTLSPGGRWLLTLFGGEHLLGGISGYGVTETTDENPARVAVVQQLTWAYLRSALYPEDPAWEAARTALRESPQPLGRIESK; encoded by the coding sequence ATGGACCCCGTCGTGTCTGAACCAATTTTTTCGCCCGTCGTCTCGGTCAGCCCGATTGGGCTCGCGGCCCCGGACCGGGGCACGGCGTTGCAGGTGCGGGTTTCCGCGCCCGCCACCGGCGAGCAGCTCCCGATTATCGTCTTCGCGCACGGCTTCGGCGCTTCCCTCAACAGCTACGCCCCGCTCGTGCAGTACTGGGCAGCGCGCGGCTTCGTGGTCATCCAGCCCACCTTTCTCGATTCCCGAACGCTGGGCCTGCCCCCGGACGACCCCCGGACCCCGGATATTTGGCGGTTTCGCGTGGCCGACATGAAGCGCATCCTCGACCAGCTGGACGTACTCGAAGCCGCCGTGCCGGGGCTGGCGGGCCGCCTCGACCGCCGCCGCATTGCCGCGGTTGGGCATTCGTATGGGGGCCAGACGGCCGGGATGCTCCTGGGGGCCCGCGTGCTGGCACCGGATGGCAGCCTGGGCGAGGATATGGCCGACCCCCGCATCAAGGCGGGCGTGCTGCTGAGCGCCGCCGGCCGGGGCGGCCCAGAACTAAGCCCGTTCGCCGCCGCGCACTTTTTGTTCATGCACCCCAGCTTTGCTGAGCTGACCACCCCGACCCTGGTGGTGGCGGGCGACCAGGACCAATCACTGCTCAGCTCCCGCGGACCCGACTGGTTCACCGATGCGTACACCCTGAGCCCCGGCGGCCGGTGGCTGCTGACCTTGTTTGGAGGCGAACACCTGCTGGGCGGCATTTCCGGGTACGGGGTGACGGAAACCACGGACGAGAACCCGGCGCGCGTCGCCGTGGTCCAGCAGCTCACCTGGGCCTACCTGCGCAGCGCCCTCTACCCCGAAGACCCGGCCTGGGAGGCCGCCCGGACCGCGTTGCGGGAGAGCCCCCAGCCACTGGGACGAATCGAGTCCAAGTAA
- a CDS encoding methanol dehydrogenase, which yields MLGLAARAQTVPARPDPPRLVNDLAGLMQPQQVAALEQKLVAYNDSTSSQIAVVTVPSLDGNDMADYAQKLYEAWGIGRKGKDNGILVLVAAKEHDARIQTGYGMEGAVPDALAKRIISNTLVPAFKQNDYYAGLDRATDQLISLAKGEYKADPNDAQSQGDSSGSGVGFWIIIGVLVLVFLFRSRGGGGGRGGIGGGLMGPIIFGDFAGGRGVFGGGGGFGGGGGGGGFGGFGGGSSGGGGASGSW from the coding sequence ATGCTGGGCCTGGCCGCCCGCGCCCAAACGGTGCCCGCGCGCCCCGACCCGCCGCGCTTGGTCAACGACTTGGCCGGCTTGATGCAGCCGCAGCAAGTGGCCGCGCTGGAGCAAAAACTGGTGGCATATAACGACAGCACGTCGTCGCAAATCGCGGTGGTGACGGTGCCCAGCCTCGACGGCAATGACATGGCCGACTACGCCCAGAAGCTGTACGAGGCGTGGGGCATCGGCCGCAAGGGCAAGGACAACGGCATCCTGGTGCTGGTGGCGGCCAAGGAGCACGATGCCCGCATCCAGACCGGCTACGGCATGGAAGGGGCCGTGCCCGACGCCCTGGCCAAGCGCATCATCAGCAATACGTTGGTGCCCGCCTTCAAGCAAAACGACTATTACGCGGGCCTCGACCGGGCCACCGACCAGCTTATTTCCTTAGCCAAGGGCGAATATAAAGCCGACCCCAACGACGCGCAGAGTCAGGGGGACTCATCGGGTTCAGGTGTTGGCTTCTGGATTATTATCGGCGTGCTCGTGCTGGTTTTCCTCTTTCGCTCGCGCGGTGGGGGCGGCGGGCGCGGCGGCATCGGCGGCGGCCTCATGGGTCCCATCATCTTCGGCGATTTCGCGGGGGGTAGGGGCGTATTTGGCGGCGGCGGCGGCTTCGGCGGCGGTGGGGGCGGTGGCGGCTTCGGCGGCTTTGGGGGGGGTAGCAGCGGCGGCGGCGGCGCCAGCGGCAGCTGGTAG
- a CDS encoding LemA family protein: protein MKRLLLYFAAMVTLLSQSSCGYNGMVQRDQAVKSQWANVQSAYQRRSDLIPNLVNTVKGAANFEKSTLEGVIEARAKATSVQLNADQLTPENLQKFQAAQSQLSAGLGRLLAVSENYPELKANANFQELQAQIEGTENRINVERNKFNESVNDYNTFTRSFPNNLFAGMFGFPAKGYFEADAGAKEAPKVDFGDMGGGNTPAGSK from the coding sequence ATGAAACGCCTTCTTCTCTATTTCGCCGCGATGGTGACGTTGCTTTCGCAATCATCGTGCGGCTACAACGGCATGGTGCAGCGCGACCAAGCCGTTAAAAGCCAGTGGGCCAACGTACAAAGCGCCTACCAGCGCCGCTCCGACCTCATTCCGAACCTGGTGAACACGGTGAAAGGTGCCGCCAATTTTGAAAAATCGACCCTCGAAGGGGTGATAGAAGCCCGCGCCAAAGCCACCAGCGTGCAGCTTAATGCCGACCAGCTGACGCCCGAAAATCTGCAGAAATTTCAGGCCGCGCAGAGCCAGCTTTCGGCTGGCCTGGGCCGCTTGCTGGCCGTGAGCGAGAATTATCCCGAACTGAAAGCCAACGCTAACTTTCAGGAATTGCAGGCTCAGATTGAAGGCACCGAAAATCGCATCAATGTAGAGCGCAACAAGTTCAACGAAAGCGTGAACGACTATAACACCTTCACGCGCTCGTTCCCGAACAACCTGTTCGCGGGCATGTTCGGCTTCCCGGCTAAAGGCTATTTCGAGGCCGATGCCGGCGCCAAGGAAGCGCCCAAGGTTGACTTTGGCGACATGGGCGGGGGCAACACGCCGGCCGGTAGTAAGTAG
- a CDS encoding glucose-1-phosphate thymidylyltransferase — protein MKAIIPVAGIGSRLRPHTHTQPKSLVPVAGNTILGHIIDRLLGAGLTEFVFIIGYLGEKIEQYVRRHYPDLDATFVVQEPREGLGHALWVARDTFRHDPEGVLIMLGDTIVDVDLPAMLRYPGSVLAVKEVKTPSLFGLVETNDNGQVSRVVEKPRIPKSNYALVGLYKIANAEKLAESLEWLISTGRRTHEEYQLTDALMHLIDEGEPMLTTTVDNWFDCGRKETLLEANARLLDRPEFREERDYPEFPNTVIIPPVSIGTGCRIEHAIIGPNVAIGDRTIIRHTIVSDSIIGSYSELSSAVMSDCIVGSDASFKGLNHSLNLGDNTEIDYGHARG, from the coding sequence ATGAAAGCTATTATTCCTGTTGCCGGCATCGGCTCACGCCTGCGCCCGCACACCCATACCCAGCCCAAAAGCCTGGTGCCGGTGGCTGGCAATACCATTCTGGGCCACATCATCGACCGGCTGCTCGGGGCCGGGCTCACCGAGTTTGTTTTCATCATCGGCTATCTGGGCGAAAAGATTGAGCAGTACGTGCGCCGCCACTACCCCGACCTCGACGCCACCTTCGTGGTGCAGGAGCCGCGCGAGGGCCTGGGCCACGCCCTGTGGGTAGCCCGCGACACGTTTCGGCACGACCCCGAGGGCGTGCTCATCATGCTCGGCGATACCATTGTGGATGTGGACCTGCCCGCCATGCTACGCTACCCCGGCTCGGTGCTGGCCGTGAAGGAAGTGAAGACGCCCAGCCTCTTCGGCCTCGTCGAAACCAACGACAATGGCCAGGTCAGCCGCGTGGTGGAGAAGCCGCGTATTCCGAAGTCGAACTACGCTCTGGTAGGCCTCTACAAAATCGCTAACGCCGAGAAGCTGGCCGAGTCGCTGGAGTGGCTCATCAGCACCGGCCGCCGCACCCACGAGGAATACCAGCTCACCGATGCGCTCATGCACCTCATCGACGAGGGTGAACCCATGCTCACCACCACCGTGGATAATTGGTTTGACTGCGGCCGCAAGGAAACTCTGCTCGAAGCCAACGCCCGCCTGCTCGACCGCCCCGAGTTTCGGGAGGAGCGCGACTACCCCGAGTTTCCGAACACGGTGATTATCCCGCCGGTCAGCATTGGCACGGGCTGCCGCATCGAGCACGCCATCATCGGCCCCAACGTGGCCATCGGCGACCGCACCATCATCCGCCACACCATCGTTAGCGACAGTATCATCGGCTCGTATTCCGAGCTCAGCTCGGCCGTGATGAGCGACTGTATCGTGGGCTCCGACGCCTCCTTCAAAGGCTTGAACCACAGCCTGAACCTGGGCGACAACACGGAGATTGACTACGGCCACGCCAGGGGGTAG